A genomic window from Streptomyces sp. NBC_01429 includes:
- a CDS encoding ATP-binding protein gives MTRGIRRRVGGADLAAVPEVRHALREMLRHWTERDSAEVAELLISELVTNALVHTETGAVVTATVADSRLRVEVRDFVAALPRPPLPDRPVPDDSTHGRGLALVRSLADDWGIRARPVGKVVWFELNGECA, from the coding sequence GTGACAAGAGGTATCCGGCGCAGAGTGGGGGGCGCCGATCTCGCGGCCGTGCCCGAAGTCAGGCACGCGCTGCGGGAGATGCTGCGGCACTGGACGGAGCGGGACTCCGCCGAGGTGGCGGAGCTGCTCATCAGCGAGCTGGTCACCAACGCCCTGGTCCACACGGAGACCGGAGCGGTGGTCACGGCGACGGTCGCGGACTCCCGGCTGCGGGTGGAGGTGCGGGACTTCGTCGCGGCGCTGCCCCGCCCGCCCTTACCCGACAGGCCGGTTCCGGACGACTCCACGCACGGCAGGGGGCTGGCGCTCGTGCGGAGTCTGGCGGACGACTGGGGGATACGGGCCAGGCCGGTCGGCAAAGTGGTCTGGTTCGAGCTGAACGGGGAATGCGCGTAA
- a CDS encoding pyruvate dehydrogenase has product MAKQNVAEQFVDILVRAGVQRLYGVVGDSLNPVVDAVRRTPEIDWVHVKHEETAAFAAGAEAQITGKLAACAGSCGPGNLHLINGLYDAHRSMAPVLALASHIPSSEIGLGFFQETHPEQLFGECSHYNEMISHPRQMPRLLQTAIQHAVGQSGVSVVTLPGDIASAPAPEKAEEHALVTSRPSVRPGDAEIDQLVRMIDEADRVTLFCGSGTAGAHTEVMRFAERIKSPIGHALRGKEWIQYDNPFDVGMSGLLGYGAAYEATHECDLLILLGTDFPYNAFLPDDVSTVQVDIRPERLGRRSKLDLAVWGDVRETLNCLTPRVRAKSDRRFLDKMLKKHADALDGVVRAYTRKVEKHIPIHPEYVASVLDEIADEDAVFTVDTGMCNVWAARYLTPNGRRRVIGSFSHGSMANALPQAIGAQFTDRNRQVVSMSGDGGFAMLMGDFLTLVQYDLPVKVVLFNNSALGMVELEMMVAGLPAYGTDNHPTDFAAVARAAGAHGVRVEKPKQLAGALKDAFAHRGPALVDVVTDPNALSIPPKIRAEMVTGFALSASKMVLDGGVGRMAQMARSNLRNVPRP; this is encoded by the coding sequence ATGGCCAAGCAGAACGTGGCGGAGCAGTTCGTGGACATCCTCGTCCGGGCAGGTGTCCAACGGCTGTACGGAGTCGTCGGCGACAGCCTCAACCCCGTCGTGGACGCCGTCCGCCGGACCCCGGAGATCGACTGGGTCCATGTCAAGCACGAGGAGACCGCCGCCTTCGCGGCCGGCGCCGAGGCCCAGATCACCGGCAAGCTCGCCGCCTGCGCCGGCTCCTGCGGCCCCGGCAACCTCCACCTCATCAACGGCCTGTACGACGCCCACCGCTCCATGGCGCCCGTACTCGCCCTCGCCTCCCACATCCCCTCCAGCGAGATCGGCCTCGGCTTCTTCCAGGAGACCCACCCCGAGCAGCTGTTCGGGGAGTGCAGCCACTACAACGAGATGATCTCCCACCCGCGGCAGATGCCACGGCTGCTCCAGACGGCGATCCAGCACGCCGTCGGGCAGAGCGGCGTCAGCGTGGTCACCCTGCCCGGGGACATCGCCTCAGCGCCCGCGCCCGAGAAGGCGGAGGAGCACGCCCTCGTCACCTCGCGCCCCTCCGTACGCCCCGGTGACGCCGAGATCGACCAGCTGGTCCGCATGATCGACGAGGCGGACCGGGTCACGCTCTTCTGCGGCAGCGGCACGGCCGGAGCGCACACGGAGGTGATGCGGTTCGCCGAGCGGATCAAGTCGCCGATCGGCCACGCCCTGCGCGGCAAGGAGTGGATCCAGTACGACAACCCCTTTGACGTCGGGATGAGCGGACTGCTCGGATACGGCGCCGCCTACGAGGCCACCCACGAGTGCGATCTGCTGATCCTGCTCGGCACCGACTTCCCGTACAACGCCTTCCTGCCCGACGACGTCAGCACCGTGCAGGTCGACATCAGGCCCGAGCGCCTCGGCCGGCGCTCCAAACTGGACCTCGCCGTGTGGGGCGACGTCCGCGAGACGCTGAACTGTCTGACGCCCCGGGTACGCGCCAAGTCGGACCGCCGCTTCCTCGACAAGATGCTCAAGAAGCACGCCGACGCGCTGGACGGCGTGGTCAGGGCGTACACCCGCAAGGTCGAGAAGCACATCCCGATCCACCCGGAGTACGTGGCCTCGGTCCTGGACGAGATCGCCGACGAGGACGCCGTGTTCACCGTCGACACCGGGATGTGCAACGTGTGGGCGGCCCGCTACCTCACGCCGAACGGCCGCCGCCGCGTGATCGGTTCGTTCAGCCACGGCTCGATGGCCAACGCGCTGCCGCAGGCCATCGGGGCGCAGTTCACCGACCGGAACCGGCAGGTCGTCTCGATGTCCGGCGACGGCGGATTCGCCATGCTCATGGGCGACTTCCTCACCCTCGTCCAGTACGACCTGCCCGTGAAGGTGGTCCTCTTCAACAACTCCGCCCTGGGAATGGTCGAGTTGGAGATGATGGTGGCCGGACTCCCGGCGTACGGCACGGACAACCACCCCACCGACTTCGCCGCCGTGGCCCGCGCCGCCGGTGCCCACGGGGTACGGGTGGAGAAGCCCAAGCAACTGGCGGGTGCCCTGAAGGACGCCTTCGCCCACCGGGGGCCCGCCCTGGTGGACGTCGTCACCGACCCCAACGCGCTCTCCATCCCGCCGAAGATCCGCGCGGAGATGGTGACGGGCTTCGCGCTCTCCGCGAGCAAGATGGTGCTGGACGGCGGGGTCGGCCGGATGGCGCAGATGGCCCGCTCCAACCTCCGCAACGTGCCCCGCCCCTGA